In Spinacia oleracea cultivar Varoflay chromosome 5, BTI_SOV_V1, whole genome shotgun sequence, a single window of DNA contains:
- the LOC130461970 gene encoding uncharacterized protein, translating into MTSAPDDIYDNTTIPLAASVWHSDFDQETYITASDIGEFLRGACLNISAIQVYILCLLHDHAKSFEMSRISFICPEIMSSTRIKADPGAPTMYLKNIFQAEIEKEKMGNPNLTNWFLIPYNQENHWNLYVMDLRRGYVYIFDSARDPRRTDYAWGILSLAYQVYKCNGGHCPNKTSFKSCKPIHIECAQQIGGTECGYYVMKFMLEIVTLQHDYEGRLDEVYTPRTAPYASEEIDVVREQWAKFFTTKYLLLT; encoded by the exons ATGACTTCGGCGCCTGATGATATATATGATAATACTACCATCCCATTGGCGGCCTCAGTTTGGCACTCGGATTTTGATCAAGAAACATACATAACTGCGTCTGATATAGGAGAGTTCCTTCGCGGGGCGTGCTTAAACATTTCAGCGATCCAAGTCTACATAtt gtgtttattgcacgatcatgccaaatcatttgaaatgtctcggatttcgttcatttgtcccgagattatgtcaagcactagaatcaaggccgaccctggagcgccaacaatgtatttgaaaaacattttccaagctgaaattgaaaaggagaagatgggtaatcctaacctaactaattggtttttaatcccatataatcaaga aaatcattggaatttatacgtgatggacctacgtagaggttatgtatatattttcgattctgctagagatccacgtcgaacagattatgcatggggaatcttgagttt ggcataccaagtgtacaagtgcaatggtgggcattgtccgaataaaacgagttttaagtcgtgtaaacccattcatatagag tgtgctcaacaaatcggcggaactgagtgtggctattacgttatgaagttcatgttagagatagtcacgttacaacatgactatgaaggccggctagatgag gtctatactccgaggactgcgccttatgctagtgaggaaattgatgtggttcgtgagcaatgggcgaagttttttaccaccaagtatttattattgacctga
- the LOC130461369 gene encoding uncharacterized protein → MNENQIVVRHESEGGKTPTTRDESQDVSTITKTIKGRGPSKGVKVAKPMFLEYNVYNVPDGQWSHEYGKQVGSCATRININVPLYPKVDEQIKKGFWEETKLMFHITDDSNHSREKYFHSCVAKRFSCFKSKLVRRWITMKEKKPKNQTNKMPWDVYNHITEDDWKTFVKHYFLPESLLRSEKARKSASCNKNPHRTGQKGYNRKRLDWIKDGRLPPDAALPISSSSSVNSSVTSNVNRVRKYRSKEWILAHQVQNKEGKWEIDPNDSEVVEIATKALEYIAEEEKGNLSFEQGEDALTKAIGKKDHRGRVKGTGGMVGIKKAFGPCIRHSRSDHGEASSENYESIRASVKKEFEGELEKRVEKRVAEALQKQLSTLLKTGQLNSISTPIPDDLHLNDSARVDLDVSATRTTRHILVPQPRELKERTPCRLALEEKVSGNNIVVADGMVQPSDGALPQHFTSMKPGHYKVQVDFVYDGHVDDILPVPTGDGFTNLGGALGSFVQWPIHLVIFEDGEDCISPPKKKSKSNVSKERDGSSKKKTTVLAAQKKTTDLPSKVNPLKLIRT, encoded by the exons ATGAATGAAAACCAAATTGTTGTTAGGCATGAATCAGAAGGTGGCAAGACTCCCACAACGCGTGACGAATCACAAGATGTTAGTACGATTACAAAGACCATTAAAGGCCGTGGTCCGTCAAAAGGTGTTAAAGTCGCTAAGCCTATGTTCCTTGAGTATAATGTATATAATGTCCCCGATGGACAATGGTCTCATGAATACGGGAAGCAAGTTGGGAGTTGTGCTACTAGAATTAATATTAACGTCCCATTATATCCAAAGGTAGATGAGCAAATCAAGAAGGGGTTTTGGGAGGAGACTAAG cttatgttccacattactgatgattctaatcattcgagggagaaatattttcattcttgtgtggcgaaacgatttagttgtttcaagagcaaGTTGGTGCGCCGATGGATAACTATGAAGGAAAAGAAgccaaaaaatcaaacaaacaagatGCCTTGGGATGTCTACAACCATAtcacagaggatgattggaagACTTTTGTTAAACATTATTTCCTGCCAGAGTCATTG CTTCGTAGTGAAAAGGCGAGGAAAAGTGCATCATGCAACAAGAACCCACATCGCACCGGCCAAAAGGGTTATAATAGAAAGCGACTAGATTGGATAAAGGATGGACGACTTCCACCAGATGCAGCTTTACCTATCTCGAGTAGCTCCTCGGTGAACTCATCAGTGACCTCAAATGTTAATAGAGTTAGAAAATACAGATCAAAGGAGTGGATTTTGGCCCATCAAGTACAAAATAAAGAgggaaagtgggaaattgacccgAACGATTCAGAAGTTGTTGAAATCGCAACAAAAGCT TTAGAGTACATCGCAGAAGAGGAAAAAGGAAATCTTTCTTTCGAACAGGGTGAGGATGCCCTCACTAAAGCTATAGGGAAAAAAGATCATCGTGGGCGTGTCAAGGGAACAGGTGGCATGGTTGGTATCAAAAAGGCTTTCGGTCCGTGTATTCGACATAGTAGAAgtgaccatggtgaagcttcATCAGAAAATTACGAATCAATCAGAGCTTCTGTGAAAAAGGAGTTTGAAGGTGAATTAGAGAAAAGGGTAGAGAAGAGGGTGGCAGAGGCCCTCCAAAAGCAACTAAGCACCTTGTTAAAAACAGGACAACTAAACTCCATTTCTACCCCGATACCTGATGACCTCCACTTAAATGATTCTGCCAGAGTTGACCTTGATGTTAGTGCTACAAGAACCACTCGTCACATCTTAGTGCCGCAACCACGCGAGCTAAAG GAAAGGACTCCATGTCGTCTTGCCCTTGAGGAGAAAGTTTCAGGCAACAACATTGTCGTGGCGGATGGTATGGTACAACCCTCAGATGGTGCATTGCCCCAACATTTTACATCGATGAAGCCTGGTCACTATAAAGTCCAAGTTGATTTTGTTTACGACGGACATGTTGATGATATTCTTCCGGTACCTACGGGAGATGGTTTCACTAACTTAGGCGGTGCTCTGGGTAGTTTTGTGCAATGGCCCATACACTTAGTGATTTTCGAAGACGGCGag gATTGTATTTCACCTCCTAAAAAGAAGTCCAAGTCTAATGTTTCTAAAGAGAGGGATGGTAGCTCCAAGAAAAAGACAACGGTGTTAGCGGCCCAAAAGAAGACAACAGACTTACCATCCAAGGTAAAccctctaaaactcattcgaacctaa